The Virgibacillus sp. SK37 region CAAATAAGATGATTTTAAAATTAACAAATGGTTTAATTCATCATTGAATTTTTGATTATTTATTTCTGTACTAACCCTATAACCCAATGGGGGGAAACTACATATTAAACTAAACTTAGCCTCGCTATATTCATCAAGAATCCTTAATGGGTCACCAGTTTCAATATGATGCTTATCACTTTTTAGCATTAAGTTTGTAATCTTAGCCAATTTATCGCCTTTACTAACCAGAGTACTATTCTTCACACGGTTAGCTATTACATCTATCAATTCACCGTATACATTCCATGGTACTAATACATCTACATCTTCAGTGATTGCCTTTTTCATAAACTGAGTAACTATTTCTGGAGTAATTACTTCGTTAATAAAGCGAGCTGTTTTCTTTTGTAGCTCATAAATATCCTCATAACTTAGTTCTATATTACTCTCAAGCCCTGTAAGAATTAATTCATTGACATCTGTTCCAATAACTCTCCCATTTGTATCATTTAACTGATACAGTTGTTCAAGCTTACTATTCATTCTCTGTCCCTCCTATATTATGTAATAATTAATTAGAATTGTTTTTATTTCTTCCAATGTATATCATATAGTTTAGAAAGAAGGTTTATATATGTCTTACATTTCATACGGAACTACCACTATTCATTACTGTCATTATAAACAAACTAGAAAAGACGTTAAAATATCAATCGACCTAGTTAATGGAGTCGAAGTATTCACACCACATAATATTGATGAGGCAAAACTAGTTCAAATCATCAAGCGTAAAGCACCGTGGATTAGTCAAAAGCTCTTGGAACTCAACGAAGTTAACACAACAGTTCAACCCAAGGAGTTCGTCAGTGGTGAAAAGCTGCCTTATTTAGGTCGTTATTATCGACTCAAAGTATATAAAGAACCAGTAGCAAACACTTCACTTCAATTTAAGCAAGGGCGCTTCATTGCTACCGTACCTCGTGAATGGTCTCAAGAACGTATCCAAAATCAACTCGAACAAAAATTGATTGAGTGGTACCGACAATATGGATTTAAAAAAATTAATGAACGAGCAAAAAAGTACGAATCCATGCTAGGTGTTAAACCTCGTTCTTTACAGTTAAAAACACAACATAAACGATGGGGAACGTGCACCCCAAATGGTGATATCTATCTAAATTGGCGCATTGTGATGGCACCCTCACGAGTAATTGATTATATTATCGTGCATGAGTTAGCTCATCTAATTGTTTCTGAGCATAATGATAGATTTTGGCGGATTGTCAGAACCAATCTTCCTCATTTTAAAGAAGCTAAAGAGTGGTTGCGTGTACATGGTACCGAATTACATAGCATCGGATAAATGTACCAAGGCATACAGACCATGCCCGATACGTGCGTAATCATCGTATACGGTTTGATGGTGTTGTTTAGTACCAACACAACATTTACTTGTCAGATGGGTGCGGATAGTAGACTCTTTATAAGAGGTTCCAGCACTTCTCATTTCATCCAGGACCTCTTGTGCAGAAAATTCATTTTTTCCTTTTGTTTTCACAAGTTGCTTTACTACCTGTAACATTTCATCTCGACAGCTTGTCCTATTCTTTTTATCCATTAACCTTATTCCCTCCTATAAATAGAGGCATAACACCCTTCTATGATGTTATGCCTTCTTGTTGTTAATCAAGACTTATAATGAACTTCTCCAAGTTCCATCAATTGCCTGGCGACTTGTTCAACCTGCTTATTAGG contains the following coding sequences:
- a CDS encoding M48 family metallopeptidase, which gives rise to MSYISYGTTTIHYCHYKQTRKDVKISIDLVNGVEVFTPHNIDEAKLVQIIKRKAPWISQKLLELNEVNTTVQPKEFVSGEKLPYLGRYYRLKVYKEPVANTSLQFKQGRFIATVPREWSQERIQNQLEQKLIEWYRQYGFKKINERAKKYESMLGVKPRSLQLKTQHKRWGTCTPNGDIYLNWRIVMAPSRVIDYIIVHELAHLIVSEHNDRFWRIVRTNLPHFKEAKEWLRVHGTELHSIG